In the genome of Deltaproteobacteria bacterium, the window ACAAGCTCCTTTCTGCCTGCTATTGATCGGAATTGACTCCCTTTGTCAGCAAGCAGGACAAAGGGGCGCCAGACTTCCCGTTCAGAGCCATGGCTCGCCGAGGGAAGCCCGCTGCCGCAGCGAAGATGGACCACCTGGAGACCCGGGGGGGCGCCCGTGGAAGCAGGGCGGCCGTGATGTATCCCGAAGATCCGGCAAGAGGATGTCTGGCGGTTTCGGAGAGGGCCTTCACGACAGATCCAATGCTGGATCCGGGGTTCTCCATGGGGACTCTGAGTCTGGTGCCCAAGGGGGGAATCATGAAGCCGACCATCCTGATTGCCGAAAGGGATGAGATCCTGCGCCGGAATGTGAAATCCGGATTGATCGCACGGGGGTATGAGGTTGTTGAGGCCTGGGACAGAACGGGGGCTCTACGATCCTTCCTGCACAGCTCTCCGGACCTTGTCCTGATAGGCACATCCCAGGGGACCGGCTGGGACGGCCTCGGAGTGGCCGTGGACATTCGGAAGCAAGACCGGATCGTTCCCGTAATTCTGATCGCAGAGCACAGTTCCGAGGCCCAGGCCATTGCGGCCCTCAGGGCAGGGGTCAGCGACTACTTGAAACGGCCCCTCCCATTCGCAGAACTGCTTGCCAGCGTGGAGCGGAACCTTCACTCTGCAGCGGGGCGACTCTTTTCACCCCCCCAGGCGGGGACTCCGGGCTCCTTCGACCTCGAGCCGATGATCGGTGAGAGCCGCGCCATGCAGGAGATCAAGGCGTACCTCCTCAAGGTCGCCGCCACGGACAGTACGGTCCTCATTACCGGTGAGACCGGAACGGGCAAGGAACTGGCTGCGGAGATGATACACAAGAAGAGCCCGAGGCACAAGAAACCCTTTGTCTGTATCAACTGCGCCGCCCTGCCCGATACTCTCCTTGAGAGCGAGCTGTTCGGCTTCGAAAGGGGGGCCTTCACAGGTGCTCTCGCCTCCAAGCAGGGAAAATTCGAACTCGCCCGGGGCGGGACGGTTCTCCTCGACGAGATCGGAGACATGAGCCATTACGCCCAGGCAAAACTCCTCAGGGCAATAGAAAAAAAAGAGGTGTCCCACCTGGGGGGGAAGCAGGACATACCCGTCGACGTCAGGGTCATCGCGGCCACCAATCAGGACCCGGAGCAGATGGTGGCACAGGGCAAATTCAGGAAGGACCTTTACTACCGGCTCAACGTGGCCCGAATCCACCTGCCGCCTCTGCACGATCAGAAGGAGGACATACTCTGCTTGCTGAACCACTACATGGCGGAGATGAACCGGCGGTTCAGGAGGAGAGTTGAGGGATTCACGGAAGAGGCTCTTGCATCCCTCCTCCATTACGACTGGCCGGGGAACGTTCGAGAGCTCAAGAACCTGCTGGAAGCCACCTTCATAAACCTGCCCTCCAGGAGGATAACCTTCTTGGATCTGCCGGAACCATTCCGCAGGCGGCTCAAGGAGGTTAGGAACATTCCCCAAGCCGAGCGGAACCGGTTACTTTCGGCTCTGTTTGCCACCAACTGGAACAAGAGCAAAGCAGCCCAGAAGCTCTCTTGGTCCCGTATGACCCTCTACCGCAAAATGGCCAAGTACCATATTGTCACAAAGCCCTGCCCTCCAAAGCCGAAAAAGGGTTGAGAGGCGTAAAGGACAGCCCGGTTCGGACCCAGGGAAAGCTCCCCTCTGTCTGTGATTGCACGGGGAGGCTGTCACGTGGTGACAGGGGGTGTCACAGGCCGGGGTTACACCGGGCCGGCAGTCCGCTCCGGGTTGAGCCTCTCCCACCAGGCCGGGTGTTTTCCGCCTTTTCTCCCGGATTTTCCCGGGCCATTCCACCCATTCGCCGTGCCCTGCCCTGCTCCCCGGTCGAAACGGGCTGTCTCGCTCTGGTGTGAC includes:
- a CDS encoding sigma-54-dependent Fis family transcriptional regulator; translated protein: MARRGKPAAAAKMDHLETRGGARGSRAAVMYPEDPARGCLAVSERAFTTDPMLDPGFSMGTLSLVPKGGIMKPTILIAERDEILRRNVKSGLIARGYEVVEAWDRTGALRSFLHSSPDLVLIGTSQGTGWDGLGVAVDIRKQDRIVPVILIAEHSSEAQAIAALRAGVSDYLKRPLPFAELLASVERNLHSAAGRLFSPPQAGTPGSFDLEPMIGESRAMQEIKAYLLKVAATDSTVLITGETGTGKELAAEMIHKKSPRHKKPFVCINCAALPDTLLESELFGFERGAFTGALASKQGKFELARGGTVLLDEIGDMSHYAQAKLLRAIEKKEVSHLGGKQDIPVDVRVIAATNQDPEQMVAQGKFRKDLYYRLNVARIHLPPLHDQKEDILCLLNHYMAEMNRRFRRRVEGFTEEALASLLHYDWPGNVRELKNLLEATFINLPSRRITFLDLPEPFRRRLKEVRNIPQAERNRLLSALFATNWNKSKAAQKLSWSRMTLYRKMAKYHIVTKPCPPKPKKG